A region from the Marinobacter sp. SS13-12 genome encodes:
- a CDS encoding slipin family protein: MNITDLVPYIAPAVVLLLILGSAIKILPEYERGVVFFLGRFQGVKGPGLIIIIPGIQQMTRVDLRVITLDVPSQDVISKDNVTVRVNAVLYFRVVDPERAIIRVEDFGSATSQLAQTTLRSVLGKHDLDEMLSERDKLNSDIQEIIDSQTEEWGIKVANVEIKHVDLNESMIRAIARQAEAERERRAKVIHAEGELQASKKLVEAAEVMSVNSGAMQLRYMQTLADMSNTNSSTIVFPLPMEMMSTFMGKPSPKAPENDNDDA; encoded by the coding sequence ATGAATATTACCGATCTGGTTCCCTATATCGCACCTGCGGTAGTGCTGCTGCTGATTCTCGGATCGGCAATCAAGATCCTGCCGGAATATGAGCGTGGCGTGGTGTTTTTTCTGGGCCGTTTCCAGGGGGTAAAAGGTCCGGGCCTGATCATCATCATTCCCGGCATCCAGCAAATGACCCGGGTGGATCTCAGGGTTATCACGCTGGACGTGCCCAGCCAGGATGTGATCTCCAAGGACAACGTCACGGTACGGGTGAACGCGGTGCTGTACTTCCGCGTGGTTGATCCGGAGCGTGCGATCATACGGGTGGAGGATTTCGGCTCGGCAACCAGCCAGCTGGCCCAGACCACACTGCGCTCAGTGCTGGGCAAACACGATCTGGATGAGATGTTGTCAGAACGTGACAAGCTCAATTCCGACATCCAGGAGATTATTGATTCCCAGACCGAAGAATGGGGCATCAAGGTTGCCAATGTTGAAATCAAACATGTTGATCTGAATGAGTCGATGATTCGTGCCATAGCACGACAGGCTGAAGCGGAACGTGAGCGTCGCGCCAAGGTCATTCACGCCGAAGGCGAATTGCAGGCGTCGAAGAAACTGGTTGAGGCCGCAGAAGTCATGTCCGTTAATTCCGGTGCCATGCAGTTGCGCTACATGCAGACTCTGGCAGATATGAGCAATACCAACAGCTCGACGATTGTCTTCCCGCTGCCGATGGAAATGATGTCGACCTTTATGGGCAAGCCCTCCCCCAAGGCTCCAGAGAACGACAACGACGATGCCTGA
- a CDS encoding L,D-transpeptidase family protein, which produces MIDLSMPLKTLLLTIATLIRKLTAVNMTALACLLALAGNPATASELPMGAMAEAPEVSEVLVRKEERRLYLLSGEQVVRSYRIGLGDNPSGHKLFEGDKRTPEGEYVLDWRNPNSDFYKSIHISYPNKQDREMASSWGLDPGGSIMIHGLPNEAGDMAFAFLGLDWTDGCIAVSNEEMDEIWQLVADGTPIRIVP; this is translated from the coding sequence ATGATTGATTTGAGCATGCCTTTGAAGACGTTATTGCTGACCATCGCCACGCTGATCAGGAAGCTGACAGCCGTAAACATGACGGCCCTGGCCTGCCTGCTCGCCCTTGCCGGCAATCCGGCGACAGCGTCAGAATTGCCGATGGGAGCCATGGCGGAAGCACCGGAAGTCAGTGAGGTGCTGGTTCGTAAAGAGGAGCGCCGTCTCTACCTGCTTTCCGGCGAGCAGGTCGTGCGCAGCTATCGCATCGGCCTTGGTGATAATCCATCCGGTCACAAGCTCTTCGAAGGTGACAAACGCACACCTGAAGGCGAATATGTGCTGGACTGGCGCAATCCCAACAGCGACTTCTACAAGTCCATCCACATTTCCTATCCGAACAAGCAGGATCGCGAAATGGCTTCATCCTGGGGACTCGACCCCGGAGGCAGCATCATGATTCATGGCCTGCCCAACGAAGCCGGCGATATGGCATTTGCGTTCCTGGGCCTGGACTGGACCGATGGCTGCATCGCCGTCAGTAATGAAGAGATGGACGAAATCTGGCAGCTGGTCGCCGACGGAACCCCCATCAGAATCGTTCCCTGA
- a CDS encoding Lpp/OprI family alanine-zipper lipoprotein encodes MRKLTIAGFALATALTAGCATSDQGAIDEANANASSAEQTAENALNTANSASSAARSAQRTADEALAAAKAAQKAADEANERAKRMLERASQK; translated from the coding sequence ATGCGTAAACTTACGATCGCAGGGTTTGCACTGGCCACCGCACTGACCGCAGGTTGTGCGACTTCTGACCAGGGCGCTATCGATGAAGCAAATGCAAACGCTTCTTCTGCCGAGCAAACTGCTGAAAATGCACTGAACACCGCTAACAGCGCTTCCAGTGCAGCACGCTCCGCTCAGCGCACAGCTGATGAAGCTCTGGCCGCTGCCAAAGCTGCACAGAAAGCTGCTGACGAAGCCAACGAGCGCGCCAAGCGCATGCTCGAGCGTGCCAGCCAGAAGTAA
- a CDS encoding MarR family transcriptional regulator — protein sequence MRDQFPFAVARVTRRWRKLLDERLKDLGVTQARWTTMVYLQKGGEGLTQRELARLMAIENPTLVRLLDSLEQQGLIERRPCPNDRRARRLHLTPDGTEFMNVLTERAAKLREEMLEGISDEDIEGAVAVFHKIMENAERQR from the coding sequence ATGAGAGATCAGTTTCCCTTCGCCGTTGCCAGGGTAACCCGGCGCTGGCGCAAGTTGCTGGACGAGCGCCTTAAGGACCTGGGTGTTACCCAGGCTCGCTGGACCACCATGGTCTATCTGCAGAAAGGCGGCGAAGGCCTGACCCAGCGTGAACTCGCTCGCCTGATGGCGATAGAAAACCCGACTCTGGTACGGCTGCTGGACAGCCTTGAGCAGCAGGGCCTGATTGAGCGCCGCCCCTGCCCGAACGACCGCCGTGCCCGCCGTCTTCATCTGACACCGGACGGCACTGAATTCATGAATGTGCTGACGGAACGGGCTGCGAAGCTGCGCGAGGAAATGCTGGAAGGCATCAGCGACGAAGACATCGAGGGCGCAGTGGCGGTCTTTCACAAGATCATGGAGAACGCAGAGCGCCAGCGATAA
- a CDS encoding TMEM165/GDT1 family protein, which produces MDAFLASTVAVAIAEIGDKTQLLSLFLVARYASRLPIILGIFVATILNHALSALLGAWMAEVIPEAWLPWILAVSFVAIALWLLVPDKDDSEDSAFLGMGAFMATTVMFFLAEIGDKTQIATVVLAARYTETFWVIMGTTVGMLLANIPVIMAGKWLMDRLPLSTARIGASILFLILAVVTLWTALMSV; this is translated from the coding sequence ATGGACGCTTTCCTCGCCTCAACCGTTGCGGTCGCCATTGCTGAAATCGGCGACAAGACCCAACTACTCTCCCTTTTCCTGGTTGCCCGCTACGCCAGCCGCCTGCCCATTATCCTGGGTATTTTCGTGGCCACGATACTGAACCATGCCCTTTCGGCGCTGTTAGGCGCCTGGATGGCGGAGGTGATCCCGGAGGCATGGCTACCCTGGATCCTGGCTGTCAGCTTTGTCGCCATCGCCCTGTGGTTGCTGGTACCGGACAAGGATGACAGTGAGGATTCCGCCTTTCTAGGCATGGGCGCGTTCATGGCGACGACGGTGATGTTCTTCCTGGCGGAAATTGGTGATAAAACCCAGATAGCGACGGTGGTTCTGGCAGCCCGGTATACCGAGACTTTCTGGGTAATCATGGGAACCACCGTTGGTATGCTTTTGGCCAATATACCGGTTATCATGGCTGGTAAATGGCTTATGGACCGGCTGCCACTATCGACGGCCCGAATCGGGGCAAGCATTCTGTTCCTGATTCTGGCAGTTGTTACCCTGTGGACAGCCCTGATGTCGGTTTGA
- a CDS encoding nodulation protein NfeD, with the protein MNANRATRSTPPGRLQWWLAAFLLGLALALGSLTHTVLAQQDDDSPTGLVLTVEGAIGPATMDYVVRGIRRAESDGAELLIIRMDTPGGLMSSMREMIKEILASQVPVVTWVSPAGARAASAGTYILYGSHVAAMASATHLGSATPVQMGGLPGSEEPPQQQEDAGSGSDQTQESEDSSSGSGSEPGKRRGGSAMERKVLEDAVSYIRGLAERHGRNADWAEEAVREAVNLGATEALEKNVVDVVADNMASLLEQLDGLTVKMADGERTLATAGIELTRADPDWRTRLLSVITDPNVAYFLMIIGFYGIIFELSNPGAGFPGVIGAICLVLALFAFQVLSVNYAGLALILLGLAFIVGEAFMPSFGILGVGGIVAFVTGSIILMDGSHQDISLPTIGGTALVAAGFTLWTVIRFIGLRRKHPVSGSEQIVHEHATALDEFREQDGRYRGHVRLTGERWNAVSQTPVKAGDRLHVARIEGLTVHVEPDPTKETL; encoded by the coding sequence ATGAACGCGAACCGAGCCACCAGATCAACACCCCCCGGCCGCCTGCAATGGTGGCTGGCTGCCTTCTTGCTCGGCCTTGCACTTGCACTGGGCTCGCTGACCCACACCGTCCTCGCACAACAGGATGACGACTCTCCCACCGGACTTGTACTCACTGTCGAAGGAGCCATTGGCCCTGCCACCATGGATTACGTGGTGCGTGGTATTCGCCGTGCCGAATCTGACGGGGCTGAGCTGTTGATTATCCGGATGGACACTCCGGGTGGCCTGATGAGCTCCATGCGGGAAATGATCAAGGAAATCCTGGCCTCTCAGGTTCCTGTGGTGACCTGGGTATCCCCTGCCGGGGCGCGTGCAGCCAGTGCTGGCACCTACATCCTATATGGCAGCCATGTGGCGGCTATGGCATCAGCCACTCACCTGGGTTCTGCTACCCCGGTTCAGATGGGTGGCCTGCCCGGCTCCGAAGAACCTCCGCAGCAACAGGAGGATGCCGGATCAGGCAGTGACCAGACACAGGAGAGTGAAGACTCGTCCTCCGGCAGTGGGTCTGAGCCCGGGAAACGGCGGGGCGGCTCAGCGATGGAACGCAAGGTACTTGAAGATGCCGTCAGTTATATTCGCGGGTTGGCCGAACGCCACGGCCGCAACGCCGACTGGGCAGAAGAGGCGGTGAGAGAGGCGGTCAACCTTGGCGCCACAGAAGCCCTGGAAAAGAATGTGGTGGATGTGGTTGCCGATAACATGGCCAGTCTGCTGGAACAGCTGGACGGTCTTACGGTGAAAATGGCCGACGGGGAACGGACCCTGGCCACTGCCGGTATAGAGCTGACCCGGGCCGATCCGGACTGGCGTACCCGGTTGCTGTCGGTGATTACCGATCCCAACGTTGCCTACTTCCTGATGATCATCGGGTTCTACGGCATCATCTTTGAGCTGTCCAATCCGGGTGCTGGCTTCCCGGGTGTGATTGGCGCCATCTGTCTTGTTCTCGCGCTGTTTGCCTTCCAGGTGCTCTCCGTCAACTATGCCGGCCTGGCGCTGATCCTGTTGGGGCTGGCCTTTATTGTGGGTGAGGCCTTCATGCCCAGCTTTGGCATATTGGGGGTGGGAGGTATCGTTGCTTTCGTGACGGGGTCCATCATTCTGATGGACGGCAGCCACCAGGACATTTCCCTGCCCACTATCGGGGGTACGGCACTGGTTGCCGCCGGATTCACGCTCTGGACCGTTATCCGCTTTATTGGCTTGCGCCGCAAACATCCGGTCAGCGGCAGTGAGCAGATCGTCCATGAGCACGCAACCGCGCTGGATGAGTTCCGGGAGCAGGACGGGCGGTACCGGGGCCATGTCCGCCTGACTGGCGAACGCTGGAACGCTGTGAGCCAGACGCCTGTCAAAGCGGGAGACCGGCTGCACGTAGCAAGAATCGAGGGGTTGACGGTCCATGTTGAACCCGATCCAACCAAGGAGACGTTATGA
- a CDS encoding L,D-transpeptidase family protein produces the protein MYCKQFTGFFVFWLALVLAAPLQAEAERQASGKELSAEQPGDEASDKPRVPTFDIEGDLAGELSVISTRYEDTFAAIGNRDSLGYLELVKANPGVDPWLPGEGTRITVPRHYVLPDVKREGIVINLAEYRLYYFTEKGVQVYPVGVGTEDNPSPLTDAEVTMPLESPAWYPPASIRAEYEAEGDYLPRMIPPGPDNPLGSHALMLSEKGYLIHGTNKLFGVGMQVSHGCFRMYNEDISRFVYQVSKGTPVRVIREPVKIGLKGNEVWMEVHRPHEEYSEQDRTKVWREVSTKLEEFRRKRPGVEVQRMAIELAVDQADGLPRMIGERVTRVANETSETLQNTPDGEDGKEQRLWF, from the coding sequence ATGTATTGTAAACAGTTCACTGGCTTTTTTGTTTTCTGGCTGGCGTTGGTGCTGGCCGCCCCTCTGCAGGCAGAAGCCGAGCGACAGGCCAGCGGCAAGGAACTCAGTGCAGAACAGCCCGGGGATGAAGCTTCCGACAAGCCCCGCGTGCCGACCTTTGATATTGAGGGCGACCTGGCCGGCGAGTTGTCGGTTATCTCGACCCGCTATGAAGATACCTTCGCAGCGATCGGTAATCGCGACAGCCTCGGCTATCTGGAACTGGTGAAAGCGAATCCGGGGGTGGATCCCTGGCTTCCGGGTGAAGGTACCCGTATCACCGTACCCCGTCACTACGTGTTGCCCGATGTGAAGCGCGAGGGCATTGTCATTAACCTGGCTGAGTACCGGTTGTACTATTTCACCGAGAAAGGCGTTCAGGTTTACCCGGTGGGCGTGGGGACGGAAGACAATCCCTCGCCGCTGACGGACGCTGAGGTGACCATGCCGCTGGAGTCGCCGGCCTGGTACCCGCCTGCGAGCATCCGGGCCGAGTATGAGGCGGAGGGAGACTACCTTCCACGAATGATTCCTCCCGGCCCGGACAACCCCCTTGGAAGCCACGCCCTGATGCTGAGCGAGAAAGGCTACCTGATTCACGGCACCAACAAGCTGTTCGGGGTCGGTATGCAGGTCAGCCATGGGTGCTTCCGCATGTATAACGAGGACATATCCCGGTTCGTTTACCAGGTCAGCAAGGGCACGCCGGTGCGGGTGATCAGGGAGCCGGTGAAGATTGGCCTGAAAGGCAACGAGGTCTGGATGGAAGTGCATCGTCCGCACGAGGAATACAGTGAGCAGGACCGGACTAAGGTGTGGCGTGAAGTCTCAACAAAGCTTGAAGAATTCCGTCGCAAAAGGCCCGGCGTGGAAGTCCAGCGTATGGCCATTGAGCTGGCGGTGGACCAGGCTGACGGCCTTCCGCGGATGATTGGCGAGCGGGTTACCCGGGTTGCCAATGAAACCAGTGAGACGCTGCAGAATACCCCTGATGGAGAGGATGGCAAGGAACAACGCCTCTGGTTCTGA
- a CDS encoding MDR family MFS transporter, with protein sequence MSDNSVAGLKARYGERWRWLALATVVLGTMATVLSATVVNVALHDIMLEFGIRQGQVHWLATGFIAAMTTTMLASSWLLDHFGVCKTLATAMFFFTLISLLGGFATSPEQLIAARIGQGAMAGLMQPMGMYLVFRIFPRNRRGQAMGIYGMGVILAPALGPVLGGFLVDQLDWRYVMFAPVPVTLAGVFMAWRFLPVPVSRPAPYRFDLPGLVLLGATIGLSLDTLNRLQQLSGQEGRILIEGLLAAILLALFVVRERKARHPLVNIDLLRNSSFVYANLGAMAMGLALFGSTYLVPLFVQTSLGFTATQAGLLMLPAGIVLGMTFPLAGRLADRLSARKLVIFGIVLFATSAVLFALSDLELAFGWLALWTVLGRIGIGFMLPALSTGALNPLAPEQLGAGSSTINFTRQLGGAFGVNIVALTIEFGDHSGGIPTIDAFHTAWWLVAVFVAVAAIPVWKMRV encoded by the coding sequence CTGAGTGATAACTCGGTTGCAGGGCTGAAAGCCCGTTACGGTGAACGCTGGCGTTGGCTCGCACTGGCTACCGTGGTGCTGGGTACCATGGCCACCGTCCTCAGCGCGACTGTTGTCAACGTTGCCCTCCACGACATCATGCTGGAATTCGGCATCCGCCAGGGCCAGGTTCACTGGCTGGCTACCGGATTCATTGCTGCCATGACCACCACCATGCTGGCCTCTTCATGGCTGCTGGATCATTTTGGCGTGTGCAAGACCCTGGCCACGGCCATGTTTTTCTTCACCCTGATCTCCCTGCTGGGCGGTTTTGCCACCTCTCCGGAACAACTGATTGCAGCCCGTATCGGGCAGGGTGCCATGGCCGGGTTGATGCAGCCCATGGGCATGTACCTGGTGTTCCGGATATTTCCCCGTAATCGGCGGGGCCAGGCGATGGGAATCTATGGCATGGGCGTCATTCTGGCGCCTGCGCTGGGGCCGGTTCTGGGTGGATTCCTGGTGGACCAGCTGGATTGGCGTTACGTCATGTTTGCTCCGGTGCCGGTTACCCTGGCCGGCGTGTTCATGGCCTGGCGCTTTTTACCCGTTCCGGTCTCCCGCCCGGCGCCCTACCGGTTCGATCTGCCCGGGCTGGTACTGCTCGGCGCCACTATCGGGTTGTCGCTGGATACGCTCAATCGGTTGCAGCAGCTCAGCGGACAAGAGGGGCGGATACTGATTGAAGGCCTTCTGGCCGCCATACTTCTGGCTCTGTTTGTGGTGCGTGAACGCAAGGCCCGCCATCCACTGGTCAATATTGACCTGTTACGCAACTCCAGCTTTGTTTATGCCAACCTGGGCGCCATGGCTATGGGTCTGGCGCTGTTTGGTTCCACCTACCTGGTGCCGCTGTTTGTGCAGACGTCTCTCGGTTTTACCGCAACCCAGGCAGGCCTGTTGATGCTGCCGGCGGGCATTGTGCTGGGTATGACTTTCCCGCTGGCGGGCCGGCTGGCGGATCGTTTGAGTGCACGCAAACTGGTTATTTTCGGCATTGTCCTGTTCGCTACGTCTGCCGTGCTGTTCGCGCTGTCAGATCTGGAGCTGGCCTTTGGCTGGCTGGCCCTGTGGACCGTACTGGGGCGTATCGGTATCGGCTTCATGCTACCGGCGCTGTCCACCGGTGCGCTCAATCCGCTGGCACCGGAACAGCTCGGCGCCGGCTCCAGCACCATCAACTTTACCCGCCAGCTCGGGGGTGCCTTTGGCGTGAACATTGTGGCCCTGACCATCGAGTTTGGTGACCACAGTGGCGGCATACCCACTATCGACGCTTTCCATACAGCCTGGTGGCTGGTGGCAGTCTTTGTGGCCGTGGCGGCGATTCCGGTATGGAAAATGCGGGTCTAG
- a CDS encoding potassium/proton antiporter, with protein sequence MDPILTLIGALMLVISIMLSPLSSRLGMPVLLIFLVVGMMMGEDGPGGLLFDDFELAFLIANLALGVILLDGGMRTRAETFRVGLRPALILASFGVFLTAAGAGLVAWWVFDLHWLTALLIGAIISSTDAAAVFSLLQGRGLHLNERVSATLEIESGSNDPMAIFLTLMLVTMIEAGGASEGWMALVMLVKQFGIGSAVGVAGGFIVVEMANRIRLTPSLYPLLVVAAGIMVFSGTNALGGSGFLAIYLTGVIIGNRPVRMMPMILQVHDGLAWLAQLCLFLMLGLLVTPSELLPLAGGGLILAFSLIFLIRPITIMATLWPFGFNRRELGFISWVGLRGAVPIVLALFPIIADIPQAQLIFHVAFFIVLVSLVVQGTTMAPLARKLRLEVPTGEAPYRRLPLDVPAAGDHELMLFPLKGDVWDTPKPLGQLRLPDNTAIAGVFRKRTCHQPTPDMEVSTGDVLAMFATPAVLPELGKALSGRHTPRYLAERAFFGDFVLNGDALLGDVEQVYGIEFDELPPELSLAECFARRTKGHPVVGDKVKLGPVTLVARATEADRVTKVGLKMDNE encoded by the coding sequence ATGGACCCGATTCTCACCCTGATCGGTGCATTGATGCTGGTGATCAGCATCATGCTCAGCCCGCTGTCCAGCAGGCTGGGCATGCCGGTACTGCTGATTTTTCTCGTTGTCGGCATGATGATGGGGGAGGACGGCCCGGGCGGCCTTCTGTTTGATGATTTCGAACTGGCATTCCTGATCGCCAACCTCGCCCTGGGTGTCATTCTGCTGGATGGCGGCATGCGTACCCGGGCGGAAACCTTCCGGGTGGGATTACGCCCGGCACTGATCCTGGCGAGCTTTGGCGTATTCCTGACCGCCGCCGGAGCGGGTCTGGTGGCCTGGTGGGTATTTGACCTGCACTGGCTCACGGCGCTGCTGATCGGTGCCATTATATCTTCCACAGACGCGGCAGCGGTTTTTTCCCTGCTACAGGGCCGCGGTCTTCACCTGAATGAACGGGTCAGCGCCACCCTGGAAATCGAGTCTGGCAGCAACGACCCGATGGCCATTTTTCTCACCCTGATGCTGGTCACCATGATCGAAGCCGGCGGCGCCTCCGAAGGCTGGATGGCCCTGGTGATGCTGGTAAAACAGTTCGGCATCGGCAGTGCCGTCGGTGTGGCCGGTGGCTTCATTGTGGTGGAAATGGCCAACCGCATCAGGCTCACGCCGTCACTGTACCCACTGCTGGTAGTAGCCGCTGGCATCATGGTGTTTTCCGGCACCAACGCCCTGGGCGGCAGTGGCTTCCTTGCAATCTACCTGACCGGCGTAATCATTGGTAACCGACCGGTACGCATGATGCCAATGATACTCCAGGTTCACGACGGCCTCGCCTGGCTGGCTCAGCTGTGTCTGTTCCTGATGCTCGGTTTGCTGGTAACGCCGTCTGAGCTTCTACCGCTGGCGGGTGGCGGGCTCATTCTCGCGTTTTCACTGATCTTCCTGATACGGCCAATCACAATAATGGCCACACTCTGGCCCTTCGGCTTTAACCGTCGGGAGCTCGGCTTTATCAGCTGGGTAGGTTTAAGGGGTGCCGTACCCATTGTACTGGCGCTGTTCCCGATCATCGCAGACATCCCCCAGGCCCAGCTGATTTTCCATGTGGCGTTTTTCATCGTGCTGGTATCACTGGTGGTTCAGGGCACCACCATGGCGCCACTGGCCAGAAAACTGCGGCTTGAGGTTCCGACGGGCGAAGCCCCGTATCGCCGCCTGCCCCTGGATGTGCCGGCTGCCGGTGACCACGAACTGATGCTTTTCCCGCTGAAAGGAGACGTCTGGGATACGCCCAAGCCCCTGGGCCAGTTACGCCTTCCGGACAATACCGCGATTGCCGGCGTTTTCCGCAAACGCACCTGCCATCAACCCACTCCGGACATGGAAGTGTCCACCGGTGACGTACTGGCCATGTTTGCCACCCCGGCCGTGTTACCGGAGCTGGGTAAAGCCCTCAGCGGTCGGCATACGCCGCGTTATCTTGCAGAGCGGGCATTCTTTGGCGATTTCGTGCTCAACGGCGATGCCCTGCTGGGTGATGTAGAGCAGGTCTATGGTATCGAGTTCGACGAACTGCCACCGGAGCTGTCGCTTGCCGAGTGCTTTGCCCGCCGCACCAAGGGGCACCCGGTCGTGGGTGACAAGGTAAAACTGGGGCCGGTTACGCTGGTGGCCAGGGCGACAGAGGCGGACAGGGTGACGAAGGTTGGCCTGAAAATGGATAATGAATAA
- a CDS encoding MFS transporter, with amino-acid sequence MTRMVTSLSALILSIVLLVSGNAFLMTLLGVRLSIEAVSPDIIGWILVCYSIGFVLGTLYVHHIIGRVGHIRAFAVFAAMAAVCALLYPMAVSELFWALLRALSGFSVAGVLVVIESWFSSRATNANRGALFAVYQIVFYLSAAGGQLLINVGEPASFIPFSLAAVLLTLALVPLSLTRMDAPMIEQHERLSFFTLARESFTGVSGALICGVMIGSFYALGPVYATLVGLEVSRVSTFMASAIVAAMILAWPLGLVCDRFDRRRVMFWVAVMAGLSAVTVGVFGAEKMWLLTLMVGLFTGLSATLYPIAVAITNDRMESNRIVSASATLLLSYGVGSVIGPVVMAELVAVLGPKGLFFGNAGFLAVLAVITSYRISHTDDVLVADQEHFIPAMPETSAVLAEMDPRNEEFQESPEVVEMQEEQLR; translated from the coding sequence ATGACCCGCATGGTCACCTCACTGTCAGCCCTTATTCTCAGTATAGTACTGCTGGTCAGCGGCAATGCCTTTTTGATGACCCTTTTGGGTGTTCGTCTGAGTATCGAGGCGGTATCCCCGGACATCATCGGCTGGATTCTGGTGTGCTATTCCATTGGTTTTGTACTGGGCACTCTATACGTGCACCACATCATTGGCCGTGTCGGGCATATTCGGGCGTTTGCGGTGTTTGCTGCCATGGCGGCGGTGTGTGCGCTGCTGTATCCCATGGCGGTGTCGGAACTGTTCTGGGCCCTGCTGCGCGCGCTTTCGGGTTTCAGTGTGGCCGGTGTTCTGGTGGTCATCGAAAGCTGGTTCAGCAGCCGTGCCACCAATGCCAATCGTGGTGCCTTATTCGCCGTCTACCAGATTGTTTTCTATCTTTCCGCGGCCGGTGGCCAACTGCTGATCAATGTAGGTGAGCCTGCGTCATTCATTCCTTTCTCGCTGGCAGCCGTGCTACTGACACTGGCTCTGGTGCCATTGTCGCTGACACGCATGGATGCACCGATGATTGAGCAGCATGAGCGCCTGTCTTTTTTCACTCTCGCGCGGGAGTCTTTTACCGGGGTGTCCGGGGCGCTGATCTGTGGTGTGATGATCGGTTCCTTCTATGCGCTGGGCCCGGTTTACGCCACTCTGGTTGGCCTGGAGGTCAGTCGGGTGTCCACCTTCATGGCCAGTGCCATTGTTGCTGCCATGATTCTGGCCTGGCCCCTGGGGCTGGTGTGTGACCGCTTTGATCGCCGCCGTGTGATGTTCTGGGTGGCCGTGATGGCGGGCCTGTCGGCGGTGACTGTCGGTGTATTCGGCGCCGAGAAAATGTGGCTGTTGACCCTGATGGTGGGGTTGTTTACCGGCCTGTCCGCCACGCTTTACCCGATTGCCGTGGCTATTACCAACGATCGGATGGAAAGTAACCGTATTGTCTCAGCCAGTGCAACGCTGCTGCTGAGCTACGGTGTCGGCAGTGTTATTGGCCCTGTTGTGATGGCGGAACTGGTGGCCGTACTGGGTCCCAAAGGCCTGTTCTTCGGCAATGCCGGATTCCTGGCGGTACTGGCGGTCATTACCAGTTATCGCATTAGTCATACTGACGACGTGCTGGTGGCCGATCAGGAGCACTTTATCCCGGCCATGCCTGAAACCTCTGCGGTACTGGCCGAAATGGACCCGCGGAACGAGGAGTTCCAGGAGTCGCCGGAAGTGGTCGAGATGCAGGAAGAGCAACTGCGCTAA
- a CDS encoding SDR family oxidoreductase, whose translation MTGSILITGASSGLGEGMAREFAARGNNLALCARRTERLHELRDELLQKYPELVVSVRALDVNDHDQVFEVFRGFAAEFGSLDRVIVNAGIGKGQPLGTGNFNANKQTAETNFVAALAQLEAAMEIFRAQNHGHLVAVSSVSALRGMPKNITTYAATKAGLASLAEGLRVELVRARSPIRVSTLYPGYIRTEINEKVRNAPFIVDAATGCKAMVRAIESGKAECFVPSWPWRPIGFLMRRLPVAVLARMF comes from the coding sequence ATGACCGGCAGCATACTGATAACCGGTGCCAGTTCCGGCCTGGGTGAAGGCATGGCCAGGGAATTTGCCGCCCGGGGCAACAACCTGGCGTTGTGTGCCCGTCGTACCGAGCGGTTGCACGAATTGCGGGATGAATTGCTGCAAAAGTATCCGGAGCTGGTGGTCAGCGTACGGGCGCTGGATGTGAACGATCACGATCAGGTGTTTGAGGTGTTCCGTGGATTTGCGGCGGAATTCGGTTCCCTGGACCGCGTTATCGTCAACGCGGGCATCGGCAAGGGTCAACCGCTGGGAACGGGCAACTTTAACGCCAACAAACAGACCGCAGAAACCAACTTTGTTGCGGCCCTGGCACAACTGGAAGCGGCCATGGAAATCTTCCGTGCGCAGAACCATGGGCACCTGGTGGCCGTATCTTCAGTATCAGCACTGCGGGGCATGCCGAAAAACATCACCACCTACGCGGCCACCAAAGCCGGCCTGGCCTCATTGGCTGAGGGACTGCGGGTGGAGCTGGTCAGGGCGCGCTCGCCAATACGTGTGTCAACTCTTTATCCCGGCTATATTCGTACTGAGATAAATGAGAAAGTAAGAAACGCGCCGTTTATTGTGGACGCAGCGACCGGGTGCAAGGCCATGGTACGTGCCATTGAGTCCGGAAAAGCGGAATGTTTTGTTCCCTCATGGCCATGGCGCCCCATCGGCTTTCTGATGAGGAGGTTGCCGGTCGCGGTACTGGCCCGTATGTTCTGA